From the genome of ANME-2 cluster archaeon, one region includes:
- a CDS encoding tetratricopeptide repeat protein, with protein MSIFDRLFGKTAEEWFELGLKEKNSEKKVKYYTKALKIDPEYAAAWMHKGNALDHLKKYDKAIRCYDQALGIDPEYAAAWRCKGNTLDHLKKYDKAIRCYDQALGIDPKDAYVWMCKGGTLDNLKKYNEAIRCYNQALEIDPKDAYVWNRKGLSFLSLKRYGEVVMCYDKALEIDPKNSFTWNLKSFVLSSAENISIEMEMGGIACTKKAIKHMDLSKISPEAATWYKKGNALRHLGDYEGAVKCFDKALKIDPKDDATWYVKGDALRHLGKYEEAIRCFDKALKIDPEDAFVWKSKGNVFNHMGKYEETIRCYDKALRSYSFDADAWHVKGDALRHSGKHEEALMCYNKALEIDPSCEKAKQNKKKCNN; from the coding sequence ATGAGTATTTTCGATAGGTTGTTTGGAAAGACCGCTGAAGAATGGTTTGAGTTAGGGCTTAAAGAAAAAAACTCAGAGAAGAAAGTGAAATATTACACGAAAGCATTGAAGATAGACCCAGAGTATGCTGCCGCGTGGATGCACAAAGGTAATGCTCTTGATCATTTGAAAAAATATGATAAGGCGATAAGGTGTTATGATCAAGCTCTTGGAATAGACCCAGAGTATGCTGCTGCTTGGAGGTGCAAAGGCAATACTCTTGATCATTTGAAAAAATATGATAAGGCGATAAGGTGTTATGATCAAGCTCTTGGAATAGACCCAAAGGATGCTTATGTGTGGATGTGCAAAGGCGGTACTCTTGATAATTTGAAAAAATATAATGAGGCGATAAGGTGTTATAATCAAGCTCTTGAAATAGACCCAAAGGATGCTTATGTGTGGAATCGAAAGGGTTTAAGTTTTTTAAGTTTAAAAAGATATGGGGAGGTAGTAATGTGTTATGACAAAGCTCTTGAAATAGACCCAAAGAATTCTTTTACGTGGAATTTAAAAAGCTTTGTCCTTAGTTCGGCGGAAAATATTTCGATTGAAATGGAAATGGGAGGGATAGCGTGTACTAAAAAAGCTATCAAGCATATGGACTTAAGTAAAATAAGCCCAGAAGCTGCAACATGGTATAAGAAAGGCAATGCTCTTCGCCATTTAGGAGACTACGAGGGAGCGGTAAAGTGTTTTGATAAAGCTCTTAAAATAGACCCAAAGGATGATGCTACATGGTATGTCAAAGGCGACGCCCTCCGTCATTTAGGAAAGTATGAGGAAGCGATAAGGTGTTTTGATAAAGCTCTCAAAATAGATCCAGAGGATGCTTTTGTGTGGAAGAGCAAAGGCAACGTCTTCAATCATATGGGAAAATATGAGGAAACAATAAGGTGTTATGATAAAGCTCTAAGATCGTACTCATTTGATGCTGATGCGTGGCATGTCAAAGGCGATGCCCTTCGTCATTCAGGAAAGCACGAGGAAGCGCTAATGTGTTATAACAAAGCCCTCGAAATAGACCCGAGTTGTGAGAAGGCAAAACAAAATAAAAAAAAATGCAATAATTGA
- the cdhD gene encoding CO dehydrogenase/acetyl-CoA synthase subunit delta, with translation MAKNIKLSELGSLFNDMDVESLEGVTIEGDIELDMDIGGGLDPQLAYMLGHETAQIAQHLINISRLLGYPVDQLFGSMAQAAVPGLTRPGQLLPSKFEVNKIEEWKNPIQEVILGATSSDGGTRKSTITLGGENALPYYFDSPMPHRNHITMDVFDMPIGMAKAVKVNYEDVIESPAEWAKKVVNDFGADMVTIHLISTDPGIKDTSPREAAETVADVLQAVDVPIVIGGSGNPEKDPEVLEKAAEVAEGERVLLASASLNLDYERIAKAATDYGHVVLSWTQLEINAQKELNRKLMKQCNVKREDIVMDPTTAALGYGLDYAYTNMERIRLAGLIGDEELSFPMSSGTTNAWGAREAWMVGSPLKEDSDWGPREYRGPIWEIVTGLTLSLAGNDLFMMMHPGSVAVLKEITQSLHGSLERDAVDISDWVTAEV, from the coding sequence ATGGCAAAAAATATCAAGTTATCTGAACTGGGCAGCCTGTTCAATGATATGGACGTTGAATCCCTGGAAGGTGTGACCATTGAAGGTGACATTGAACTGGATATGGATATCGGTGGCGGGCTTGATCCACAACTGGCATATATGCTGGGACATGAAACGGCCCAGATCGCCCAACACTTGATAAACATATCACGATTATTAGGTTACCCTGTGGACCAGTTGTTCGGGTCAATGGCCCAGGCAGCAGTTCCGGGTCTGACCAGGCCCGGGCAATTGCTGCCATCTAAATTCGAAGTTAATAAAATCGAAGAGTGGAAAAATCCCATACAGGAAGTAATACTGGGTGCCACATCCTCAGACGGTGGTACCAGGAAGAGTACGATCACACTGGGCGGTGAGAACGCGCTGCCCTATTATTTTGACAGTCCCATGCCGCACCGCAACCACATCACTATGGATGTGTTTGATATGCCTATCGGGATGGCAAAGGCTGTGAAGGTCAATTATGAGGATGTGATCGAGAGCCCGGCAGAATGGGCCAAAAAGGTGGTAAATGATTTTGGTGCCGACATGGTGACCATCCACCTTATCAGTACAGACCCCGGTATCAAGGATACATCTCCCAGGGAAGCTGCCGAGACCGTGGCTGATGTGTTGCAGGCTGTGGATGTACCGATCGTTATCGGCGGCAGCGGCAACCCTGAAAAAGACCCCGAAGTGCTGGAGAAGGCCGCTGAAGTGGCTGAGGGCGAGCGTGTACTACTGGCCAGTGCAAGCCTGAACCTTGATTATGAACGTATTGCAAAGGCTGCCACTGATTACGGGCATGTGGTGCTCTCATGGACCCAGCTTGAGATAAATGCCCAGAAGGAGTTGAACCGCAAACTGATGAAGCAGTGCAATGTAAAGCGTGAGGATATTGTCATGGACCCCACAACCGCTGCACTGGGATACGGCCTGGATTATGCTTATACTAACATGGAGCGAATACGCCTGGCAGGTCTTATCGGAGACGAGGAACTGTCATTTCCCATGAGCAGCGGTACTACCAATGCATGGGGTGCCAGGGAAGCCTGGATGGTAGGTTCCCCGCTTAAGGAAGACAGCGACTGGGGACCCAGGGAATACAGGGGTCCGATCTGGGAGATAGTGACCGGCCTGACCCTTTCACTGGCAGGCAACGATTTGTTCATGATGATGCATCCCGGTTCGGTAGCTGTGCTAAAGGAGATTACCCAGAGCCTGCACGGTTCACTTGAGAGGGATGCAGTGGATATATCCGACTGGGTCACGGCGGAGGTGTGA
- a CDS encoding acetyl-CoA decarbonylase/synthase complex subunit gamma — protein MKVNSPLEVYKFLPQTNCGDCGEATCMAFASHMIDRSLKLEDCPPLLEDKFRKKYLKLAELLAPEIREVMIGTGEHTVSVGGDDILYRHQLTFFNQPALAVDVWDTMSEDELVERIKFINEYKKFYVGRFLKLDMVAIRSTSGDPDKFKQAVTIAAGNTELPLILCSLDPKVLKSGLEVVADKKPMLYAATKDNWQDVADLVMEYDVPLVLFSPDDLDTLKSLAATFLEMGREDLVLDPGTNPQGKSLRESFENFLMIRRAGIREGQRDIAFPLLAVPMTAYLANDDPVSASYWETVLASVFTVRYGDIMIVHSIEPYALLPELHIRDTIYTDPRTPVKVDPKVYEVGSPDKDSPVFVTTNFALTYYTVESDLASSGIDCYLLATDTDGLGVEAAVAGGQMTGQKVSDEFKRLGFDFSEMTAHNTVILPGLAARLQGDMEDASGLKVKIRPPDSGRIAGWMQNHWPPE, from the coding sequence ATGAAAGTCAACAGCCCACTTGAAGTTTATAAGTTCCTGCCCCAGACCAATTGCGGTGATTGCGGTGAAGCCACTTGCATGGCTTTTGCATCCCACATGATCGACCGTTCATTAAAACTGGAAGACTGCCCGCCTCTGCTTGAGGATAAGTTCAGGAAAAAGTACCTGAAGCTGGCAGAACTGCTGGCACCTGAGATAAGGGAAGTGATGATAGGTACCGGCGAACACACTGTGTCTGTGGGCGGCGATGATATACTGTACCGTCACCAGCTTACATTCTTTAACCAGCCTGCACTTGCTGTGGATGTGTGGGATACTATGAGCGAGGATGAACTGGTAGAACGGATCAAGTTCATTAATGAGTATAAAAAATTCTATGTTGGCAGGTTCCTGAAACTTGACATGGTTGCTATTCGCAGTACTTCCGGCGACCCTGACAAGTTCAAACAGGCTGTTACTATTGCGGCCGGGAACACTGAACTGCCGCTGATCCTGTGCAGCCTGGACCCAAAGGTGCTGAAAAGCGGCCTGGAAGTAGTGGCTGACAAAAAGCCTATGCTGTATGCTGCCACAAAGGATAACTGGCAGGATGTGGCCGATCTGGTTATGGAGTATGATGTACCACTGGTACTGTTCTCTCCTGACGACCTTGATACTTTAAAGAGCCTGGCTGCCACGTTTTTGGAGATGGGACGTGAGGATCTGGTACTTGACCCTGGCACAAATCCACAGGGTAAGTCGTTACGGGAATCATTTGAGAATTTCCTTATGATAAGGCGTGCCGGAATCAGGGAAGGACAGCGTGATATTGCTTTCCCGCTGCTGGCAGTGCCTATGACGGCATACCTTGCCAATGACGACCCTGTTTCTGCCAGTTACTGGGAGACTGTCCTGGCTTCGGTGTTCACGGTGCGTTACGGTGATATCATGATAGTACACAGCATCGAGCCTTATGCCCTGCTGCCAGAGCTGCATATCAGGGATACTATTTACACTGACCCGAGGACGCCTGTAAAAGTAGACCCAAAGGTGTATGAGGTGGGTTCGCCTGACAAGGATTCTCCTGTATTTGTGACAACCAACTTCGCACTGACGTATTATACTGTAGAGAGTGATCTGGCCAGTAGCGGTATTGACTGTTACCTGCTGGCTACCGATACTGACGGCCTTGGTGTGGAGGCTGCGGTGGCAGGCGGGCAGATGACAGGGCAGAAAGTGTCTGATGAGTTCAAGAGGCTTGGTTTCGATTTCAGTGAAATGACCGCTCACAATACGGTCATTCTTCCGGGACTGGCTGCACGCCTGCAGGGCGATATGGAGGATGCCAGTGGACTGAAGGTGAAGATCAGACCGCCTGACAGCGGACGGATAGCGGGATGGATGCAGAATCACTGGCCTCCCGAGTGA
- a CDS encoding tetratricopeptide repeat protein has translation MGLFKTKEKEKTANEWFLLGANAKDPETRVECFTKVLELDPEDVYAWGSKGDAFRNLGRSDEAITCLEKALELDPENVHAWILKGYVFRDLEKYEEAITCYDRALEIDSENISALNDKGHIFCNIGRYDKAITCFDKLLQINPNDAVILHNRGSTLHNLGRHDEAIACCNKTLEIDPENAKAWKIKGTSLGLLKVSDDAVICFDKSLQIDPNDAYTWIFKGFALYDLERFDETITCCGTALELDPENDDALKLREKALRYKVENEVEAKTTDECFQLEVDAEDPEKRVEYYTKSLELDPDDSITWYNKGNALRELGQHDDAIQCYDKALDLDSDNDSAWYNKGTILLAKLGRLDEAITCFDKVLELNPENASALYKKGHALSLLERYDEAITCYDKSLQFDPDNVVVLDNKGFALSNLGRLDEAIICFDKSLELDPNNAYARNNRERSARKLRKGYTNEKKLEGKTAYEWFQLGRNTEDTETQVECFAKALELDPENEHAWLYKGGSHIALENYDEAIECFNEVLQINPKSIDDTMLTKLGCTFGGFGEKEKAIWCFTKAIEIKPHNDDSWFWKGYVYAQLEKYDEAFECFDNTIKINEQNDEAWYYKGYVLEEMGELEQAIGCYNQSIEINPNDADYWAKKAKALNKLGKLDDALECIEKANELKEDQSTVQRAESEKINKQINTFNSEINRLTKERTKKFSEAGELAYSECIENASELSPVAENKLDDILAIDALIRRTNQEVEKAKGGQKKSGFLGKLGDAVTSTAKQGKLKVELYNLERKKNNAVTDFGMALWDSHKIGENTLHELSDVWQAIDDLEQQIHKNKEDIDNLKE, from the coding sequence ATGGGTTTATTTAAAACGAAGGAAAAAGAAAAGACTGCGAATGAGTGGTTTTTATTAGGAGCTAACGCGAAAGATCCTGAGACTCGGGTGGAATGTTTTACGAAAGTACTGGAGCTTGATCCAGAGGACGTTTATGCGTGGGGTTCCAAAGGAGACGCCTTTCGTAACCTTGGCAGGTCTGATGAGGCAATTACATGCTTGGAGAAGGCACTGGAGCTTGATCCAGAAAATGTTCATGCATGGATTCTCAAAGGATACGTCTTTCGTGACCTTGAAAAATATGAGGAAGCGATTACATGCTATGATAGGGCGTTGGAGATAGACTCGGAGAATATTAGTGCATTGAATGACAAAGGACATATTTTTTGCAACATCGGTAGGTATGATAAGGCAATTACATGTTTTGATAAATTACTACAAATTAATCCAAATGATGCTGTTATATTACACAATAGAGGAAGCACTCTTCACAATCTTGGAAGACATGATGAAGCGATTGCATGTTGTAATAAAACGCTGGAGATAGATCCGGAGAATGCTAAAGCGTGGAAGATTAAGGGGACTTCCCTTGGATTGCTAAAGGTATCTGATGATGCCGTTATATGCTTTGATAAGTCATTGCAGATCGATCCAAATGATGCTTATACGTGGATTTTTAAAGGATTTGCCCTTTATGATTTGGAAAGGTTTGATGAAACAATCACGTGCTGTGGCACTGCATTAGAGTTAGATCCAGAGAATGATGATGCATTGAAACTCAGAGAAAAAGCCCTTCGCTATAAAGTAGAAAATGAAGTTGAAGCAAAAACTACGGACGAATGCTTTCAATTGGAAGTGGACGCAGAAGACCCGGAAAAAAGAGTGGAATATTATACGAAATCACTAGAGCTTGATCCAGACGATTCTATAACATGGTATAACAAAGGAAATGCTCTTCGCGAGTTAGGTCAGCATGATGATGCAATTCAATGCTATGATAAAGCATTGGATTTAGATTCAGATAACGATAGTGCATGGTATAACAAAGGAACCATCCTTCTTGCTAAACTTGGTAGATTAGATGAAGCAATCACTTGCTTTGATAAAGTGCTGGAACTCAATCCTGAAAATGCTTCGGCATTGTATAAAAAAGGACATGCTCTTAGCCTTCTGGAAAGGTATGATGAGGCAATTACTTGCTATGATAAGTCACTGCAATTCGATCCAGACAATGTTGTCGTATTGGATAACAAAGGATTCGCTCTTAGCAACCTTGGTAGATTGGATGAGGCAATCATCTGCTTTGATAAATCATTGGAGCTGGACCCAAATAATGCATATGCAAGAAACAATAGGGAACGTTCAGCTAGGAAATTAAGAAAGGGATATACCAATGAAAAAAAATTAGAAGGAAAAACTGCTTACGAATGGTTTCAATTAGGGCGTAACACGGAAGATACTGAGACTCAGGTAGAATGTTTTGCAAAAGCATTGGAGCTTGATCCAGAAAATGAACATGCATGGTTATATAAAGGGGGTAGCCATATTGCTCTTGAAAATTATGATGAGGCAATCGAGTGCTTTAATGAGGTTCTGCAAATAAATCCCAAAAGTATCGATGATACGATGCTTACAAAATTGGGTTGCACTTTTGGAGGTTTTGGTGAAAAAGAGAAAGCAATATGGTGTTTTACTAAAGCTATTGAGATAAAACCCCATAATGATGATTCATGGTTTTGGAAAGGATACGTATATGCTCAACTTGAAAAATATGATGAAGCTTTTGAATGTTTTGATAATACCATTAAAATCAATGAACAAAATGACGAGGCGTGGTATTATAAAGGATATGTATTGGAAGAAATGGGTGAGCTGGAACAAGCAATTGGTTGCTACAACCAGTCTATTGAAATAAATCCAAATGACGCTGATTATTGGGCTAAGAAAGCAAAAGCATTGAATAAACTTGGTAAACTCGATGATGCTTTAGAATGTATAGAAAAAGCAAATGAATTGAAGGAAGATCAATCCACTGTACAAAGAGCTGAATCTGAAAAAATAAATAAGCAAATTAACACCTTTAACTCCGAAATCAACCGCCTTACAAAAGAACGTACCAAAAAATTCAGTGAAGCAGGAGAACTGGCTTATTCAGAATGCATAGAAAACGCATCCGAATTATCTCCTGTTGCTGAAAACAAATTGGATGATATTTTGGCAATCGACGCTCTCATAAGAAGAACAAATCAAGAAGTGGAAAAAGCAAAAGGTGGGCAGAAAAAGTCTGGATTTTTGGGAAAACTGGGGGATGCAGTCACGTCCACTGCAAAGCAAGGAAAGCTGAAAGTTGAATTATACAATCTCGAAAGAAAGAAAAATAATGCTGTCACCGACTTTGGCATGGCTTTGTGGGATTCTCATAAAATTGGGGAAAATACTTTGCACGAGTTATCTGATGTTTGGCAAGCAATCGACGACCTTGAGCAGCAAATCCATAAAAACAAGGAAGATATCGATAATCTGAAAGAATAG
- a CDS encoding type II toxin-antitoxin system HicB family antitoxin produces the protein MEKYTLPVVIEKDEYGYFAMCPALQGCYSQGDTYEETLENIKDAICLHLEDILESGEAIEKMNSFSLVALEVTA, from the coding sequence ATGGAAAAATATACGCTCCCTGTTGTAATAGAAAAAGACGAATATGGCTATTTTGCAATGTGCCCGGCATTGCAGGGCTGTTACTCCCAGGGGGATACTTATGAAGAAACTCTTGAAAATATAAAAGATGCTATTTGCCTGCATTTAGAAGATATCCTCGAAAGCGGAGAGGCAATTGAAAAGATGAACTCTTTCAGCCTTGTTGCTCTTGAGGTAACTGCATGA
- a CDS encoding nucleotide exchange factor GrpE, with translation MGKISGIKNCIAQAIPKLKFLWKINSINPLNQKLMPKICKFWTLRTACAGVVNGDVKDTKVPRKEDKSEKEEFTLATRLTKLETNVAELTQLFREKIDRDEAKRELIKTVTTKLQQYEKDFIFEKFQKRVFLDIVQLFDRIEDVRKHANLPESDDFNMSLESFRIEILQILGRQGVRLIENAPKRFNTDFQEAIERKPTSNPEDDDVIIEVINKGFMYQETVLRPEMVVVEKYDGGE, from the coding sequence ATGGGTAAAATATCTGGAATAAAGAATTGTATTGCACAGGCCATCCCAAAACTAAAATTTCTATGGAAAATAAATTCAATAAATCCTTTAAATCAAAAACTAATGCCTAAAATTTGCAAATTTTGGACTTTGAGGACAGCCTGTGCAGGGGTGGTTAATGGAGATGTGAAAGATACTAAAGTGCCTCGAAAAGAGGACAAATCAGAAAAAGAAGAGTTTACTCTCGCTACGAGACTAACAAAGCTTGAAACTAATGTAGCAGAACTTACTCAATTATTCAGGGAAAAGATAGATCGTGACGAAGCGAAAAGGGAACTCATTAAGACTGTAACCACGAAACTGCAACAATATGAAAAAGATTTTATCTTTGAAAAATTTCAAAAGAGAGTATTTTTGGATATTGTCCAACTATTTGACCGCATTGAAGATGTTAGAAAGCATGCCAACTTGCCAGAGTCCGATGACTTCAACATGTCACTTGAGAGTTTTCGAATTGAGATATTACAAATATTGGGAAGACAAGGAGTTCGCTTGATAGAAAATGCACCAAAAAGGTTTAACACGGATTTTCAAGAAGCGATAGAGCGGAAACCCACATCTAATCCAGAAGACGATGATGTTATTATTGAAGTAATTAATAAAGGATTCATGTATCAGGAAACTGTGCTACGACCTGAAATGGTTGTTGTAGAAAAATATGACGGAGGAGAATAA